The genomic interval AAGATTTCCTGATATTTATTTGTTTTCGTTTTGTTAACTGGGACTAGCAATTGTTTCGCTATTATTGTTGGGTATATGAAGAAAAATACGTTCTTAAGTTATTATACTGCAGTCTGCGTCATCTCCCTTCTTTTGAAGCACACTtgcatacacactgacacacatgcTGGTGTAATAATGTTGTGCCAGTAGGTGGTGCCAGTCTTGCTCCAGGATGTTCTTCATATTCTAGCCTGTACATGCTGTAGTGTTTATCAACTGCGTTGTTCAGGATGTGCCACTCAGCCACGGCAGAACGGGGCTTACATCACTAGCCCAGCTGCTCGCTTCGGCAGAAATATCACCCACTCTCATATCATTTAAAACAAGTACAAATATATCAATTCAGTCTTACTGCTTATGATGAAAGCAAATGTGAAGTCAATCAGTGGGCATGTGTTGCTACACTAGTTCTTGACATTGTCAGTAGTGTCCAAAAGGGGGAGAAAAAATATTATAAATAGCTTGTTGCGTGGATGAATATCGGGGCCATTCCATTATCAATGCCTGTTTTGGTATACAAACAGTTGCTATTTTGACTTATGGGGCTTGCTAGGTACACCAATGTTAAGGGTGTTTAGATTCTGAATGGATACTTAATGTGTCTTGGAGAGGCGTCTATTTGCCTTGTTCTTTTTCGCTTTCTATTCTCCAGAACCTTCAGTAAAATAGGACATATTGTAAATATGGAATAAATATGATTTTAATACCGTCTTTGTCATTGTGTGATCCTTTTTGAATTGCAGTGATAATGTTAGACAGATTCAGGTTGTGATACTACACATGCACTTGCtgtccagtttattaggtacaccaccccattcTCAAAAATGGATCGCTccaacagacagtgagtcacttGGCCGTGGCTTGTTATATAAAGGGGTGATGGGTTCGCACCTAAAAAGCTTACTTTGTTATTCTATGTGTTTTATTATTTTCACTGCATCAGGGATAGCGTACGCAGGCGTTTTGGCTTTACAGCCGCCTTCAGTATGTGTAGGTACAATTTTCTTTTAATTTGACTATCAGGAATGTGGCTTTTTTTTGGTCTACCTGTGTACAAATTAGTCACAAAGAAATAGAATTATGAGATTGGGCACGATGGGCAACTCACAAATCAATCGCCCCAGGTGTCCGCTCACCTAAATGCATCATATCAATTCAAGGACATCAGGCAAAGCCATTCATAAATATGTGGGGTCAACTCATAAACGTCATGCAAAATTTGATATGGACTGTAATTCTTTGTGAATTTGTAGACAGGTAGACCGGAAAAGCTTCATCCCTGGCAACCCTGATTAGAAGCACTTGCTGCTCATCTGTGGATCTTTACAAATGCTGTTTTGAATGAAATAATATTGTACCTCACACACGCTGAAGAAGGCTGTAAAGCCGAAACGTCTGTACTCTCCCTGAGGCAGTGAAAATAATTCAACAGAATAATGAAGTAAGCTTTGTGACAACTTTGAGTGTGAACCCGTATGTTTATCTGAATTCGCAGGTTTTGCGCACCAGCCAAGCTTCTGGAAGAGCCCTATGGTTCTCTTTTGATTATAAAAATCTAGAAGACAGGCATTGAGGTATTCAGTTACTGAGGTTGCTGCAGCACCTCCTGATAAATTGAAATGAAAACATTTATAATAACTTTGACATCACCCCCAACATCTTCCGGCGGCCATGGGCGTGAGGAACGTCATCTCGAAACACAACTTGTTGGTTGGTCCTTGTCACGAATGAGCTATTGAGGCAGACTACCACACCGGgctccactcctatcagctaaaaacaagtaGCGGCTCCAAAACTGGGCAACTGAGatgtggaaaaacattgcctggaacATGACGGCAAATTCAGTTTACTTGAGTGGCCCGGtcagtccccagacctcaacccaatagagcatctttgggatgagatggaacaggCTTTTCACAGCATGAATGTACCACCATTCAATCTGTAGCAACTGCGCGATGCCATCGCatcagcatggaccaacatccctgtggaaggtTTCCGACACCCTGTAGAATgccaggctgttctggaggcaaaggggggtctgacccggtactagatgggtgtacctaataaactgtctggTGTATGTAGATAAAATGCAGGCCTCTTCTAGTGTTACATGAATGTTTTATTAGTAGGAGCTTCCAGTATTTTCGTGAATGTTATTAGCCTTTCATGAATGAATGCCGAACGCTGCATCAGAGCATTACCTAAACATGGAACATTTTAAACCAGTGATGCTTTTTCTGGCTCTTTAGTTAATGGAGAAAATATATGTGATTTCAAaacgagagagaaaaaaagggttTTATTTTTAGCCTAAGTGCTAGACAGAGAAGTAGAGGGCAAAGATGTAACATTCAGATCATGTATTCCCATCTACGTCACCCTCTctccttttttttctcttttttttttttactgcagaCCCAATATTCCAGTTCTCTCTGGCCCTATCCTCACATACTGATACAGCATCTGCCCACCCCTTTTTGCTAAGCAGTTTGGTACTGACCAAGCTTCCCACAGCACTGCTGCTTCACCTGGATTTAGCTAGAATGTtccttttttggggggtggggggtctgtGAGAATCCTAACTGCGTGGGCTGTTGGATTAAGCCACTGCTGCAGCATCAGAAGGGGTTTAATCTACGAGaagcagcagcagagagagacactatTTCCCAGGCTCTATCTTACCCTGTTGTCAGTTCTTTTACTTGACTGTACAAGAACTGCTGGGCATCAAGGACACATACAAGAGAGGATAAAATATCAAAGGAAGGAGGAAAACATAGCTTGTTTGACTGGAGCAGAGAGATAAATAAAGCATCATAGTGCCTGCTGCAGACACCAGACACAGCCATTATGACCCAGGGCAAGGTAAGGGCTTTACAGATACATCCTATAGATCTCACTGTATCCTCATTCATTCCCATGCTCATTCTGCAGTAAACCCATAGTCAAAAAAAAAAGGAAGGTTCTTGGCTTATATTTTTTCATTTCAGTGCGTGTGGTCCACAATGTTACGTAATCATTGAGGCAGCATGTACGTAGGCTGTACCTGTCGCTCCATCCTCTCACCTGCCTCTGTTGAGGAGCTAATCTCCTTGTGTTGCTCAGTAACGGCGCAACGTCTCTTCGGCAGCAGAGAATAGTATTGTCATCAGAGAATGGCAGAGTTGACGAAATGACAGCTATAAAACTCAATTgtatggagatggagagagggtaatgtTCAGCCTGCGTCACTATCCTTCAGTCCGGAGACACGGACAAACCCCCCCCATTATATATAACCGTAAGTGTTGCTGTTATGCATTGAATCATAGCTGAGGAAGTTAAAGAAATTGTATTAGCCTACCCGTACTAATGACTGTAAATGAGATCACAACAGATTTATATTTTTATGTAGGAAATatggagagtgaggagagggataTTCATTGGCACATTTATTAGCCATCTGGACAGTGTTGTGTAATGATGACTCATTCACTGATCCTGGATCGTCTACACCCACAGTGTGGAGCTATGCTACAGCAGAGGGTTTGTCTAAGGACCGATCTCAGTCCAAATCGTACAGTCAGCAATCAGAGCATCAGATCAGATTTCAAATTAGTCCCAAATTGTAAATCTGAATTCATCGTATTTGCTTTTAAAAtgtggatttaaaaaatatatatattgttgttAAAAAAGGAATTTGGATTTAAAAGTTTCAGTTCAAGTTTCTCTGTTGATTAGTGGCTCTTGATCATCCTCTGTTGTTTTATTAAGATATATTTTTATTTCCAAACAGCTATTTAGTCCTGATTCGTTATCTTATGTACCCTCAGCTTACAGTCGCAAACAAGGCTGCTGAAGCAGGAGAGAAGCAGTATGGCACTTCAAGTGGAGAAGCAGGAGGGCCACCGGCCCCTCCCACCTATGAGGAGGCGACTGGCGCAGGTGAGAAAGGTATGTCAGTGTCGCAGAAAGAACTGTCAtttcttcactcctctctctttatgAACAAAAGTGTGAAAAAACAACTGAccatttactgtgtgtgtgtttgtgttgaactTGTCAGCAGGCATCAGCGGCAGCCCCTGTTACAGTGGGGCTTATCCTAGTGATGGGGAGATGCTCACAGAATTCAGCTGGAGTGATAAAAACATCCGACGGATCTTTATCCGCAAGGTAGGCTATGACTATAGCTATGAGTACCTTATTATTACCTTATCACCCTATTACATTGCACTACCTATACAAGCCAATTACTACTATAACACTACCCCATTACTACATTATTACTACCGTATGTTAAGGCCATACAGATACTGTATGCTATTTTTAAGCTGTGTCTTTCATTACCTCCTTTTAGTTGTCTTTTTCCCCCCCCCGTTAACCCCGTTTAGGTTTACGCCATCTTGATGATTCAACTTCTTGTCACTCTTTCCATTGTGGCTCTCTTCACATTCTGGTACGTGTTCTATAACCTCGAAATACGGATGCTACTCTCCATCCTTCTATAGTTTTACCTGGTCAGGCAATAGATGGTCATGACAATCGCAGGAAGTCCTACACTTTGATACAGTGGTGTTACATCACTGTGCACCAGACATAAACCTGTCACAGGTGCTAGATAGGAAGCAGCAGTTTACCATAACAGgcaggaaaacacacacaggaacaagtACTTTGATGAAAATGGTCAAACGTTGCATATTTACAATTATTTTTGGTCCCTTCATCAGTGAACCAGTGAAGAACTACATTCAGTCCAACCCTGGATGGTACTGGGCTTCCTAGTAAGTCACAGCTTTGATCTTGCAAACATCACTACTATGTTGATTTCATTCTGAAAGTACTaaaatatgtgttatttcttcaCACAGTGCTGTGTTCTTTGTCACATATATTACACTCGTCTGCTGTCCTGGACCAAGGTGAGTTTACAGTGTTAATGTGTGTGGTGAACACAACTTCAGTTATTATGATACTAGAGAATGTATCATTTTAGCAGAATTTAACGACAGTACTTATTATGTTTGATTTGTATTTCCTACAGGAGACAGTTTCCATGGAATCTGATCCTGCTCGCCATCTTTGTACGTATCATAGAGTGTTGGAAACAATCCATATCTTTACAACATTTATACACATTGTCCAAAGACTTTGAAGTACTACACATCATTCAGAATCACAGACTTCTCCTTTGTGTGACCCCTCTTTCTCGGTAATGTCTGTTCACTTTGTAATCTCTCCTGttgcagaccctctctctctcctatatgaCAGGGATGCTATCCAGGTACAGTCTCCCATAGCTGTGTCTACAGTTTGTTTTGTCTCCGTTGTCCACTGTGCTTTGCATGCCTGCTTCTTCAGACTTTCAGTATGGCTAGCACGATGGTTAATTGCAGCCAGTTAAACAGCTAACGTGTTACATTAAATTCAGCTAAGGTCTTGGTGAACAGCTAATAAGTAGAATCAGGTGGGTTAAATTAGTTTTGGATCGAAAACACGTATGGGTTGGTAaatctccaggaagaggtttgGTGAAGCCCTGCTTTAACCAGTGTCAGTGTCGATCAGATATGCCACAGGTATACATGGGCTTAGTAACACTGTTATACATTTTAGGCTTGCTTAGTTACTGCGTATTCACCAAAATAAGTCATTAATATGTTATTCCTGTATAAAAAAAATAGATATGTTATTTCTTAGTAAATAAATACTTGGAAAATAATTTCTGTACCATATCTTCCCCCCTCTAATAGTTATTACAACACCAAGTCAGTGGTGATGTGTTTGGGTATTACTGCTATGGTCTGTCTTACTGTCACCCTCGTCAGCTTCCAAACCAAGGTCAGTCTGCCTGTGAAAAAGGCAATTCTatcatttaataggatctctgtgcTTCTATGATTCACAATTGGTTATAGGTTGTTATTATTCCTCAATGGCCAAGTTAC from Oncorhynchus keta strain PuntledgeMale-10-30-2019 chromosome 27, Oket_V2, whole genome shotgun sequence carries:
- the LOC118360091 gene encoding protein lifeguard 2-like isoform X4 — its product is MTQGKLTVANKAAEAGEKQYGTSSGEAGGPPAPPTYEEATGAGISGSPCYSGAYPSDGEMLTEFSWSDKNIRRIFIRKVYAILMIQLLVTLSIVALFTFCEPVKNYIQSNPGWYWASYAVFFVTYITLVCCPGPRRQFPWNLILLAIFTLSLSYMTGMLSSYYNTKSVVMCLGITAMVCLTVTLVSFQTKFDVTSCQGVLFTFCMVMMVSGLVLAIALPYGYVPWVHGVYGALGALLFTMFLAFDTQLLMGNKRYTISPEEYVFATLNIYLDIIYIFSFFLSLFGTERTN
- the LOC118360091 gene encoding protein lifeguard 2-like isoform X2, translated to MTQGKLTVANKAAEAGEKQYGTSSGEAGGPPAPPTYEEATGAGEKGISGSPCYSGAYPSDGEMLTEFSWSDKNIRRIFIRKVYAILMIQLLVTLSIVALFTFCEPVKNYIQSNPGWYWASYAVFFVTYITLVCCPGPRRQFPWNLILLAIFTLSLSYMTGMLSSYYNTKSVVMCLGITAMVCLTVTLVSFQTKFDVTSCQGVLFTFCMVMMVSGLVLAIALPYGYVPWVHGVYGALGALLFTMFLAFDTQLLMGNKRYTISPEEYVFATLNIYLDIIYIFSFFLSLFGTERTN
- the LOC118360091 gene encoding protein lifeguard 2-like isoform X1 gives rise to the protein MTQGKLTVANKAAEAGEKQYGTSSGEAGGPPAPPTYEEATGAGEKAGISGSPCYSGAYPSDGEMLTEFSWSDKNIRRIFIRKVYAILMIQLLVTLSIVALFTFCEPVKNYIQSNPGWYWASYAVFFVTYITLVCCPGPRRQFPWNLILLAIFTLSLSYMTGMLSSYYNTKSVVMCLGITAMVCLTVTLVSFQTKFDVTSCQGVLFTFCMVMMVSGLVLAIALPYGYVPWVHGVYGALGALLFTMFLAFDTQLLMGNKRYTISPEEYVFATLNIYLDIIYIFSFFLSLFGTERTN
- the LOC118360091 gene encoding protein lifeguard 2-like isoform X3; translated protein: MTQGKLTVANKAAEAGEKQYGTSSGEAGGPPAPPTYEEATGAAGISGSPCYSGAYPSDGEMLTEFSWSDKNIRRIFIRKVYAILMIQLLVTLSIVALFTFCEPVKNYIQSNPGWYWASYAVFFVTYITLVCCPGPRRQFPWNLILLAIFTLSLSYMTGMLSSYYNTKSVVMCLGITAMVCLTVTLVSFQTKFDVTSCQGVLFTFCMVMMVSGLVLAIALPYGYVPWVHGVYGALGALLFTMFLAFDTQLLMGNKRYTISPEEYVFATLNIYLDIIYIFSFFLSLFGTERTN